The Oncorhynchus tshawytscha isolate Ot180627B linkage group LG12, Otsh_v2.0, whole genome shotgun sequence genome includes a window with the following:
- the LOC112262800 gene encoding uncharacterized protein LOC112262800 isoform X2, whose protein sequence is MVVLPAFPHCHCVQDNTNDTIVAIKKVGIKDTILVLTPANIKGFIVMTTGPGVHAPHTVIQYTPSHRCLCQPCSLHSPGSQSPVASFSRVVRCQDAWGGRRHVGRGLRPCGASAASEGEVLYEQPQLPQHNSSSEPLKENQEETRWSGDKE, encoded by the exons ATGGTTGTTCTTCCTGCCTTCCCACATTGCCACTGTGTACAAGACAATACCAACGACACGATAGTTGCCATCAAGAAG GTGGGGATTAAAGATACCATTCTGGTGCTGACTCCAGCCAACATCAAAGGCTTCATAGTGATGACTACTGGGCCTGGAGTACATGCACCACACACTGTCATACAATACACACCTTCTCATAGGTGCTTGTGTCAG CCCTGCAGTCTACACTCACCAGGTAGTCAGTCACCT gtggcgTCGTTCTCCAGAGTTGTTCGGTGCCAGGATGCATGGGGTGGGCGTCGACATGTGGGCCGTGGACTGCGTCCTTGCGGAGCTTCCGCAG CCTCTGAGGGTGAGGTACTTTACGAACAGCCCCAGCTGCCCCAGCACAACTCCTCATCTGAGCCTCTCAAAGAGAATCAAGAGGAAACGAGATGGTCTGGAGACAAGGAAtga
- the LOC112262800 gene encoding serine/threonine-protein kinase KIN28 isoform X3 codes for MVVLPAFPHCHCVQDNTNDTIVAIKKLLDVFRHKFNISLVFDFMETDLEVGIKDTILVLTPANIKGFIVMTTGPGVHAPHTVIQYTPSHRCLCQPCSLHSPGGVVLQSCSVPGCMGWASTCGPWTASLRSFRRYTHHKLSPI; via the exons ATGGTTGTTCTTCCTGCCTTCCCACATTGCCACTGTGTACAAGACAATACCAACGACACGATAGTTGCCATCAAGAAG CTCCTTGATGTATTTCGGCATAAATTCAACATCAGCTTGGTGTTTGACTTTATGGAGACAGACCTGGAG GTGGGGATTAAAGATACCATTCTGGTGCTGACTCCAGCCAACATCAAAGGCTTCATAGTGATGACTACTGGGCCTGGAGTACATGCACCACACACTGTCATACAATACACACCTTCTCATAGGTGCTTGTGTCAG CCCTGCAGTCTACACTCACCAG gtggcgTCGTTCTCCAGAGTTGTTCGGTGCCAGGATGCATGGGGTGGGCGTCGACATGTGGGCCGTGGACTGCGTCCTTGCGGAGCTTCCGCAGGTACACACACCATAAGCTCAGTCCAATTTAA
- the LOC112262800 gene encoding uncharacterized protein LOC112262800 isoform X1: protein MVVLPAFPHCHCVQDNTNDTIVAIKKLLDVFRHKFNISLVFDFMETDLEVGIKDTILVLTPANIKGFIVMTTGPGVHAPHTVIQYTPSHRCLCQPCSLHSPGSQSPVASFSRVVRCQDAWGGRRHVGRGLRPCGASAASEGEVLYEQPQLPQHNSSSEPLKENQEETRWSGDKE from the exons ATGGTTGTTCTTCCTGCCTTCCCACATTGCCACTGTGTACAAGACAATACCAACGACACGATAGTTGCCATCAAGAAG CTCCTTGATGTATTTCGGCATAAATTCAACATCAGCTTGGTGTTTGACTTTATGGAGACAGACCTGGAG GTGGGGATTAAAGATACCATTCTGGTGCTGACTCCAGCCAACATCAAAGGCTTCATAGTGATGACTACTGGGCCTGGAGTACATGCACCACACACTGTCATACAATACACACCTTCTCATAGGTGCTTGTGTCAG CCCTGCAGTCTACACTCACCAGGTAGTCAGTCACCT gtggcgTCGTTCTCCAGAGTTGTTCGGTGCCAGGATGCATGGGGTGGGCGTCGACATGTGGGCCGTGGACTGCGTCCTTGCGGAGCTTCCGCAG CCTCTGAGGGTGAGGTACTTTACGAACAGCCCCAGCTGCCCCAGCACAACTCCTCATCTGAGCCTCTCAAAGAGAATCAAGAGGAAACGAGATGGTCTGGAGACAAGGAAtga